In Paludibacter propionicigenes WB4, the genomic window TAAACGATTAATATTGAAGAAAAATAACGCATCATGGCACAACATCAAATAGACAGATTAGACAAAAAAATTCTTCAGCTCATTTCGCAGGATGCACGTATTCCTTTTTTGGAAGTGGCACGCGAATGTAATGTTTCAGGAGCTGCTATTCATCAACGCATTCAAAAACTTCGGAATACAGGTATTATAAAAGGTTCTGAATTCGTTGTAGATACGTACAAAGTAGGTTTTCAGACTTGTGCTTATATTGGAATCACGTTGAGTGATATTAAAATGTTTAACGCAGTGGTAGAGGAGTTGAAAAAGGTTCCTGAAGTCGTAGAATGTCATTACGCAACAGGCAAATACTCTATGTTCGTGAAAATCTATGCAAAAGACAATCGTCATTTGTTGCAAATAATTCTGGAACATCTGACATTGATTCCTGGCATAGCGCACACCGAAACATTCCAGATTTCGTTGGATGAAATTTTCCGTCGCCAGCTTTCTGTATTTGAAATTGAATCGACAATTGATGTTATTGATGAGGAAGAGTAAAACAGATTCAGTTTAAACGAAAAAACAAAACGTCCAACAGATAATTTCTGTTGGACGTTTTGTTTTTTTGTCAAGAGAAGTATTGTGTCCAGATAATCAATATCTGCTATAAGCAGATCGAACGTATGAAACGGCTTGTGAGTAAATAGGTTTGGTGAACTCTATAAATAAATCTTGTTGCGAAGGAGGCATTTGAGGCTCCCTGTTGCACATTTTCCTTTGCTCGGCATTTAAAGCTCTGTCATCACCTTTGAAGTTAGCCCAACTTGTATTCCAAACATAGGTGCCTTCAAAATTCTGTCGTTGTAATTCCTGATTGTTTCCAGCGTCAATAATTCGCAAGCTTAGAACGCCTCCGGAGCTAATTTCTCGCCGAAATGTAGTGAGTGTGGCTTTAACCGTATTGTACGAATTGTAAGTTTTACCTTCTACTTTTACAGTTCCCACAATAACACTATCCCGTTTTTCTTCGGTAGTTTCGGATGACTCCCGAACATTCCCCACCGAAAAATCTTCGAAATTCAGTACAATGTACTGATGAGGGTTTCTCATGTTTTCTTTTCGAGCCTCTTCCTGTGTATAATATCTTATAAATCGGTTTTGGGCATTCTGACGAATTTCAGCCAATAAATTATTGAAAAAGAAATCCGCTGAATACTGGAAATTTGCGTTGGTGAATGGTTTTTGAACAATAACTCTGAGTGTTGCGAAATACCGTGCATCACTTATTTTATTCAATACGTCCTTGTATCCGGGCACATACCTGTTGGCGTTTTGGAAGTATTGATAAGCAGCTCTGGCTTGATCCAGCGTGCCGTAGTTCAGTGCTTTCACGCCTGCCGCATAAGCCTGCTCAGCAGCCATTTGTTTGGCTTTGCTTAGCTCAGCAATATATTCTTTGGGCTGTGGAATAAGTTCAAGGGCTTTGGGGCAGTTGAAAATCTGATTGGCTAACTGATTTATCCTTTCGTATTGATATACAATTATATCATACTTGTCAGGTTGATTGGCAACAAGTGCATTGTCAATATCCCGTTGAGCTGTCTTTAATGCTAATGGGTAGGCGTTTAAAAGTACTGACTGTGATTTGTCATTTTTTGGGTTTGATCGTAACCGGTCAATTGACTCCAGACATGCCTTGTAATAGTCGCCGTGTTTATATGCGCTACTACCCGTAGAACAAGAAACAACCAGAATGCTGAGAAGACAAAGAAATAGAAAATAGTTAGCTTTTTTCATATTACTACATTTTATATTATAAACGTTCGACAACTCAATGGTTCTTACATGCGTTCAGGAACATCTATTCCCAATAGTCCCATACCGGTTTTTATGACTGAAGCAATTGATTCAGACAGAATAAGTCTGAACTGCTTTAACGCTGCATTTTCTTCTTTCAGTATAGTAAAATCATGATAGAATTGGTTATATTCCTTTACCAAATCATAAATGTAATTGGCAATTAAAGCAGGACTAAATTCGTCTCCGGCTTGTTTTACCACGGCAGGAAACTCGGTGAGAGACTGAACCAGATAGCTTTCTTTTTCCGAAATTTCGAGCTGCGTATTGTTTATTGAGCCAAATTCCAATCCTTGTTCTGATGCTTTGCGAAGAACGGACTTTATTCTGGCATGCGTATACTGTATGAACGGACCTGTATTACCATTGAAATCAATTGATTCTTTCGGGTTGAAAGTCATGTTTTTTCGTGGATCCACTTTCAAAATAAAGTATTTAAGTGATCCCAGACCAACCATTCTTACTATAGTTTCTATTTCTTCGGGTGTGCAATTGTCTAACTTGCCCAACTCCTGCGAAGTTTCTCTGGCGGTTTCAATCATTTCCGACATTAAATCGTCTGCATCAACAACTGTGCCTTCGCGGCTCTTCATTTTGCCTTCGGGTAATTCTACCATGCCATAAGAGAAATGTACCAAACTCTTTCCCCACTCAAATCCCAGTTTGTCTAATAAAATAGAAAGTACCTGAAAATGGTAGTTTTGTTCATTCCCAACTACGTAAACCATCTTATTGATAGGATAATCGTCGTAACGAAGTTTAGCCGTGCCTATGTCCTGAGTCATATACACCGAAGTGCCATCGGCGCGCAAAAGAAGCTTCTCATCGAGGCCATCCCCTGTCAAATCTGCCCATACAGAGCCATCTTCTCTGCGATAAAAAACTCCGTTGGCCAGTCCTTCTTCTACTTTATCTTTACCTTCGAGGTATGTTTCAGATTCGTAGTATATTTTATCAAAACTTACACCCATTTGCGTATAAGTCTTATCAAATCCGGCATATACCCAACCATTCATGGTTTCCCATAGCTGACGAACTTCAGGGTCGTTGTTTTCCCATGCCAAAAGCATTTTTTGCGCTTCGAGGATGAGCGGTGCCGATTTTTTGGCTTCCTCTTCGCTCATGCCTTTTTCGATGAGTTCCTTGATTTCTGCCTTGTAATGCTTATCGAAAATAACGTAATACTTTCCAACCAGATGATCTCCTTTCAAACCTGAACTGTCTGGAGTTTCTCCATTTCCGAAAAGTTTCCATGCAAGCATGGATTTACAAATATGGATACCACGGTCATTTACAATATTGGTTTTTATTACTTTCCATCCGTTTGCTTTCTGAATTTCAGCAATGCTGTGACCGAGTAAATTATTGCGGATGTGACCTAAATGGAGAGGTTTGTTTGTGTTGGGCGATGAGTATTCAATCATCATTAATTCAGCATCATCGGTTGCAGTTTTTGTCCCGAATGCAGGGGTGGAATGAATCAGATTCAACGTTTCGAGCCAATAACTTTTACTGATGCTCAAATTCAGAAATCCTTTGATGACATTATATTTTGAAACCACAGGATTGTTTTGCAGAAGATATTCGCCAATTTCTTGTCCTGTTTGTTCGGGCGATTTGCGTGCAGCTTTCACGAATGGGAAAATAACCACCGTGAGGTCGCCCTCAAATTCTTTCTTTGTTTTTTGAAGTTGTATTTGATTTGGTTCGGTTTCCAATCCGTAAAGAGTTTTTACGGCATTGGCTACTACAGTTCCAAGAATTGTTTCTAAATTCATAAATTGATCGTTATTTTGTTCGGGATGCAAAGATACAAAAATTAGTGATAAGTGTGAACAAGTTAGTGGTTGGAGGTCTTTATCCGGCTGCAAAATAGAAACGCCTGCTTCTCTTTCGAAAAACAGGCGTTAATAGAAAAATTAAGAGTTGATTTAGAGTAATTTCCAACCCAATGAAATAACAAAGGTATTTGCTCTGATATTATCAATAGTAGTACTGTTTAGTTTTGTTTGATACATGTCTTTAATCAAATTGAGACGGGCATCCAACGTGAACATCAAAACATCAACACCGACACCGGCTTCCAGACCTAGTTGCGCGGCTTTAATATCTTTTTCTAACTGATCCTGAGTGACACTGCCGCCTGTAGTAAGGTTGCTGTAATCGAGCGAAGAACCTGCATTGAAACGAAGTTTCGGACCGGCAAATGCACGTAGATTTACGACTTTCAAATCCAACAACTTATATCCAAGAAGTAATGGTACATCAAGTGTGCTAACAGTTACATTTTTATTAAAGGTCGTTACTACGCTGCTATTGGAATTCGCTTGAAATGATATTTTATCCGTTTTCTTTCCCATGTTGTAAAGAAACTCCGGTTGAAAGTACAGTTTGTTGAATCCGAAACGTGCAAAAACCCCGGCTTGAAAGCCGTTCGATAATTCTGAATTGACAGAATTCAGATTATAACTTCCAGAGGTCACAGAGCTCAAATTGTTCATGCTGAGTGAAGAGTTATAACTCGCTTTAATACCAAAATTGACTTGTGCATAAGTGAAAGTAACAGAGAGTAACAGCACAGATGCAATAATAATTTTTTTCATACTTGTAATTTTTAACGGTAAATAACACATAATAAATAAACGCCGATTTCTCGCGTTTCGTATTTCGTTTCAGATTAATAGCTAATCCATGTAGGATTGTGAATCTTTATTTTATCAGGATTAAATGTAATGTCTTCTTTGTTTGGTATTTGGATAGTATATTTTTTACTGTCTTTATTGGTGAGTTTTCTTCCTCTGATCCAAATATTGAAATCTTTAAGTTGATAGTAACTTATGCCTTTGCGTTGCGCCCATACCGTCCAATCTTCGACAGCCGAATTTATGATAGTGTCTTTTGTTCCAACGGTTTGATAAAAATGATTACGCTCGAGAATGTAGCCAAATGCTTTTGGATTTTCAAGAAAACGTTTCATGGCGAGAAGGCGGAATACATACCTGCTGCTTTCTGAACTTAGCAGCATGTCGAATGAATCCTCAACCTGTTGATTTTCCTTTTCGGTAGATATTCTTCCCATCCCGGCATTGTACGATGCAGCAACTGTTGTCCAGTTTTTGAATTTTGCATACGCGCTTTTCAGGTACTTGCAGGTGGCAATTGTAGATTTTTCAATGTGATAGCGTTCGTCAATCTCGTCATTTACTTCCAGTCCGAATTGCTGGGCTGTTTTTGGGAGTAGCTGCCATAAGCCGGCGGCCTGAGCCGGTGAAACAGCACGCGGATCAAGATTACTTTCTATTACGGCTAGATATTTAAAATCGTCAGGGATGCCATTTTCTTTGAGAATAGGCTCAATAATAGGGAAATACCGGTTGGCTCGTTTGATAATGGCAAAACTTACGGAGTGATTGTACGCAATTATTATTTGTTCCCGATCATAGCGCTCGCGCATGTCATACCTTTCAAGCGAGATTGTTTTATCGGCAAAAGTTGTTTTGTCAGGAATCGGAAAAGAATAAACAGGTTCGATACTAAATACTGATTGTTGAATGCATCCGATCAGAAGCAATATGATAGCAGTTCTTTTCTTCATGTTGTTTTTATAATTGTTTTTGAAATGGGCTGTTTATTCAGTACAAAGATACTTATTAAGCAGAAATATCGATTGAAAAACTAAAAAATACAAACTTAGTGGACTATTTTCAGCAGGCGAAGTTAAATTCATCTATCTTTGCAGATATTTTTCCATCAACGTTTGTTTTTTATATAAAACACATATATGAAAAGAGCAATTTTTCCAGGAACATTCGATCCGTTTACTATCGGACATTATAGCATTGTGCAGCGCGGGTTATCTTTTTTTGACGAAATAGTGATAGGCATTGGTCTTAATCAGTCAAAAAAGACACTTTTCTCGGTCGATAAGCGGCTCGATATTATACGGCAGGCTTTTATAGATGATTCCAGAGTGAAGGTGGCATCGTATGATAGCCTGACGGTAGATTTTGCTCTTTCAGTCGATGCCAACTTTGTGTTGAGAGGACTTCGCTCGGTGGTGGATTTTGAGTACGAGCGATCGATAGCCGATGCCAACCGAAAACTTACAGGCATTGAAACTGTTATACTTTTTACCGAATCGGAATACTCCTTTATATCATCTACAGTTACACGCGATTTAATTGCATTTGGAAAAGATATATCTACATTTCTTCCTCCTAATGTAAAGCTGTAGTGTGCTGAAAAATAGACAATTTAATCCACTCTTATGAAGAAAATAATACAACTTTCCATTTTTGTTTTTTGCTTTAGCACTGTGATTTACGGAGCTTCAAAGCCCGAACAACGGACATTCAGAATCAGCAAAAACCTTACTATATTCAATTCGGTGTTTCGTGACCTGGATATACACTATGTAGATACCTTGAATTACGATAAAATGATAAAGACCTCTATTGATAATATGTTGGAGAAGCTCGATCCGTACACCGTTTATATGCCCGAAGAGGAAACCGACGACTTGAAATTTATGACTACCGGTGAGTATGCCGGAATTGGTGCGCTTATTTCTAAAAGTGACAGAGGAGTTGTAATTTCTGAACCTTACGAAGGTAAACCTGCGCAGCGAAACGGGGTTCGTGCCGGAGATATTATCCTTCAGATCGATGGTAAGTATGTGAATGGATTGACTGTTAGCGAGGTAAGTGCGCTGCTCAAAGGAACTCCCAATACGACTATTAAGCTAAGGTTGGATAGACCGGGAGGTAAGGCGCCGATTGAAATATCGTTCCTAAGAGAGAAAATACAGATGAATCCGGTATCGTACTCTGCTGTTGTTGCCGATAAAGTGGGATATGTGCTGTTGAATGAATTTACCGAAAGAGCAGCTATCGAATTGAAAGATGCTATTTCAGATCTTGTTAAGCAACATCAAATTGAGTCTTTGGTATTGGATATTCGCAATAATGGCGGTGGACTAATTGATGAGGCTGTGAAGATTGTCGGCTATTTTGTGCCTAAAGGTACGGCTGTAGTTACCACCAAAGGTAAGAATAAAGAATCGGAGAGAACATACAAAACACCTACTGAACCGATATTTCCACAGATGAAACTGGTAGTGCTGGCCAATCGTTCTTCTGCATCCGCTTCCGAAATATTAGCCGGTTCTCTTCAGGATTTGGATAGAGCTGTGATAGTAGGTGAACGAACTTTCGGTAAAGGTTTGGTTCAAAACATCCTCCCTATAAGCTATGGCGGACACTTAAAAGTTACTACGGCTAAATACTATATCCCAAGCGGTCGGTGTATTCAGGCTATTGATTATAGTCACAGAAATGAAGACGGTAGTGTAGGTCATATTCCGGATAGCCTCACTTCGGAGTTTAAAACCAAAAATGGTCGTAAAGTGCGCGATGGAGGCGGTATTGTACCGGATACGCTTACCAAGGATGATCGTAAGGTAAACATTGCGTACTATATTTATTCACAAAATCTGTATTTCGAGTTTGCCACTCAGTATGTTTTGAAACATCCGCATATTGCTTCTCCAGCCGAGTTTAAATTATCTGATGAAGATTTTAAAGCTTTTACTGATTACTTGATTGAAAAGAAATTCACTTATACTACACAAACTGAAAAGTACTATAAAGAATTGATTAATATCGCCAAAATAGAAGGTTTGGACAAAAGAGCAAGTGATGAATTTGATGCGTTGAAAGCCAAATTGATACCAGATATTTCAAAAAGTATAGAGGAGAATAGAGAGGAAGTTGCGGAATTGTTGAGTCTCGAAATTATTAAAAGATATTATTATCAAAAAGGAGAAATTCAATATTCACTTCGTACAGACAAAGATTTGAAAGTAGCGTTGGGTTTGCTGATGCCTCAGGGTGGTTATGATAAGATATTGAAATAATACAGCATTTTTTCTTTTCGACTTCCAACTTGGAACGGAAAGCTGTATTTTTCTGATCATTTAAAAGGTTTTCTGCTGAAATTGTGATAAGTTTCAATAGAAAACCTTTTTTCATGAAAGATTTTATTTATTTTTGCGCCCTGTAAATTTAATATAGTACTCAGCGTAAAAACATGAAAAAAATCATTGTCGGAGAAAAAATCAGTACCTTATGTGCTGACAAAAACATTTCAAAAGAGGAGCTCGCCGAACGTTCAGGCCTTACTGTAGCTCAGATTGAGTTTATAGAAAACAGCGATACTGTACCATCTTTATCGCCACTGATAAAAATTGCCCGTGCGTTGGGTGTTCGTCTTGGTACTTTCCTTGATGACAGCGATGAATTGGGTCCTGTTGTTCATCGTCAAACCGATAGCCAAAAACCGGCTACATTCTCAAGCCAACTTTCAAGTGCTAATTCCCATCTCGACTTTTTCTCTTTGGCTGCCAGCAAAACAGGACGCCATATGGAGCCATTTCTAATTGACATCAAAGCTTCTCCGACAAACGAACCTATTTTGTCTTCGCATGAAGGGGAAGAGTTTATTTTTGTGTTAGAAGGTTCGGTGAGAATAAATTATGGAAAAGAAACTCATATTCTTCATAAGGGCGACAGTATTTATTATGATTCTATTGTCGACCATTTGGTTAGCGCCCTGAATGATACACCGGCAAAGATTGTTGCAGTTGTTTATACGCCACTTTAATTATTAAATCTGATATGAAATTATTTGATAGAACATTAGGTGATTGGCTTGAACACTGGGCTGCCGAAACTCCCGATCATGAATACATAGTTTATTCAGACCGTAACCTGAGGTTTTCATGGTCAGCCTTTAATGAGCGTGTTGACAATATGGCAAAGGGACTGTTGGCTGTTGGGGTGACTAAAGGATGTCATGTAGGCATCTGGGCTCAAAACGTTCCGGACTGGTTGACTTTTTTATATGCTTGCGCTAAACTTGGTGCTGTGGCTGTGACGGTAAATACAAATTACAAAGATCATGAGCTGGCGTTTGTGTTAGAAAACTCCGAT contains:
- a CDS encoding S41 family peptidase, with protein sequence MKKIIQLSIFVFCFSTVIYGASKPEQRTFRISKNLTIFNSVFRDLDIHYVDTLNYDKMIKTSIDNMLEKLDPYTVYMPEEETDDLKFMTTGEYAGIGALISKSDRGVVISEPYEGKPAQRNGVRAGDIILQIDGKYVNGLTVSEVSALLKGTPNTTIKLRLDRPGGKAPIEISFLREKIQMNPVSYSAVVADKVGYVLLNEFTERAAIELKDAISDLVKQHQIESLVLDIRNNGGGLIDEAVKIVGYFVPKGTAVVTTKGKNKESERTYKTPTEPIFPQMKLVVLANRSSASASEILAGSLQDLDRAVIVGERTFGKGLVQNILPISYGGHLKVTTAKYYIPSGRCIQAIDYSHRNEDGSVGHIPDSLTSEFKTKNGRKVRDGGGIVPDTLTKDDRKVNIAYYIYSQNLYFEFATQYVLKHPHIASPAEFKLSDEDFKAFTDYLIEKKFTYTTQTEKYYKELINIAKIEGLDKRASDEFDALKAKLIPDISKSIEENREEVAELLSLEIIKRYYYQKGEIQYSLRTDKDLKVALGLLMPQGGYDKILK
- a CDS encoding Lrp/AsnC family transcriptional regulator, which encodes MAQHQIDRLDKKILQLISQDARIPFLEVARECNVSGAAIHQRIQKLRNTGIIKGSEFVVDTYKVGFQTCAYIGITLSDIKMFNAVVEELKKVPEVVECHYATGKYSMFVKIYAKDNRHLLQIILEHLTLIPGIAHTETFQISLDEIFRRQLSVFEIESTIDVIDEEE
- a CDS encoding porin family protein codes for the protein MKKIIIASVLLLSVTFTYAQVNFGIKASYNSSLSMNNLSSVTSGSYNLNSVNSELSNGFQAGVFARFGFNKLYFQPEFLYNMGKKTDKISFQANSNSSVVTTFNKNVTVSTLDVPLLLGYKLLDLKVVNLRAFAGPKLRFNAGSSLDYSNLTTGGSVTQDQLEKDIKAAQLGLEAGVGVDVLMFTLDARLNLIKDMYQTKLNSTTIDNIRANTFVISLGWKLL
- the argS gene encoding arginine--tRNA ligase encodes the protein MNLETILGTVVANAVKTLYGLETEPNQIQLQKTKKEFEGDLTVVIFPFVKAARKSPEQTGQEIGEYLLQNNPVVSKYNVIKGFLNLSISKSYWLETLNLIHSTPAFGTKTATDDAELMMIEYSSPNTNKPLHLGHIRNNLLGHSIAEIQKANGWKVIKTNIVNDRGIHICKSMLAWKLFGNGETPDSSGLKGDHLVGKYYVIFDKHYKAEIKELIEKGMSEEEAKKSAPLILEAQKMLLAWENNDPEVRQLWETMNGWVYAGFDKTYTQMGVSFDKIYYESETYLEGKDKVEEGLANGVFYRREDGSVWADLTGDGLDEKLLLRADGTSVYMTQDIGTAKLRYDDYPINKMVYVVGNEQNYHFQVLSILLDKLGFEWGKSLVHFSYGMVELPEGKMKSREGTVVDADDLMSEMIETARETSQELGKLDNCTPEEIETIVRMVGLGSLKYFILKVDPRKNMTFNPKESIDFNGNTGPFIQYTHARIKSVLRKASEQGLEFGSINNTQLEISEKESYLVQSLTEFPAVVKQAGDEFSPALIANYIYDLVKEYNQFYHDFTILKEENAALKQFRLILSESIASVIKTGMGLLGIDVPERM
- a CDS encoding lytic transglycosylase domain-containing protein, with the protein product MKKRTAIILLLIGCIQQSVFSIEPVYSFPIPDKTTFADKTISLERYDMRERYDREQIIIAYNHSVSFAIIKRANRYFPIIEPILKENGIPDDFKYLAVIESNLDPRAVSPAQAAGLWQLLPKTAQQFGLEVNDEIDERYHIEKSTIATCKYLKSAYAKFKNWTTVAASYNAGMGRISTEKENQQVEDSFDMLLSSESSRYVFRLLAMKRFLENPKAFGYILERNHFYQTVGTKDTIINSAVEDWTVWAQRKGISYYQLKDFNIWIRGRKLTNKDSKKYTIQIPNKEDITFNPDKIKIHNPTWISY
- the coaD gene encoding pantetheine-phosphate adenylyltransferase, whose amino-acid sequence is MKRAIFPGTFDPFTIGHYSIVQRGLSFFDEIVIGIGLNQSKKTLFSVDKRLDIIRQAFIDDSRVKVASYDSLTVDFALSVDANFVLRGLRSVVDFEYERSIADANRKLTGIETVILFTESEYSFISSTVTRDLIAFGKDISTFLPPNVKL
- a CDS encoding helix-turn-helix domain-containing protein; amino-acid sequence: MKKIIVGEKISTLCADKNISKEELAERSGLTVAQIEFIENSDTVPSLSPLIKIARALGVRLGTFLDDSDELGPVVHRQTDSQKPATFSSQLSSANSHLDFFSLAASKTGRHMEPFLIDIKASPTNEPILSSHEGEEFIFVLEGSVRINYGKETHILHKGDSIYYDSIVDHLVSALNDTPAKIVAVVYTPL